AGCTCTTTCTAATAACAAATAGCACATGACGATAGATCAGAATGACCGTTTTGAACTTATACGAAGTTGGATCAAACGTCTCATGTCTCCGTACAGTACCATAATGAGTTCCGTTCTTTCCAACTACGGATTTCCATCACAAAAATATAAACTTAGTAGCAAAACGTTCCAAAACGTATCATCTGCTAGCACTGGCAATCAGTATTTTCTGAACAAATATACCAATCACAAGGCAACTTTTAATATTCTTTCCCATCTGAATGACGACAGTCTGAAGGATATACCCGAGCCTCAAAAAACGGAGGAAGATTGTCCGTCACTGTTTCAAGTGTTCCAAATCATTTTACCCAATATACAAGAGCAGTCCTACATTGATACAGCGGCAACAAGGCAGCACATTGAGGAGAACGCGAAAAGTAGCGTCTTGGATTACCAATCAGTCTCTCTACCCGATGAACTGAACATAGAGACAATAAACAGATCATATTCTGCAAAAGTGTTGAATGATGCCTCTAAGATGGTATTAGCAGAACTGGAACACATAAAGCTGCAAAAGTCATCTGTGAAAAGCGAGATTGCCAACATCCGGGAGAAACTTGCCAGTTTGCACAACATGGAAAAACTGATGGCTCAACGCATTAAAATGCTTGACCGAGCTGAGATACAGTTAAAGAATTCAGCTGTAACGATCAAAACTCGCAAGGAGTTTGTTAAAGAGTATGGACTCGCCGGTAAAGATGATTGCCCCGATGGGCCCTACTATGGAAATGGACAAGATGATTCGGAGGACGATATCTTGAATAAATACCTTGCCGAATCTAACAGTTTTATAGATGATTACCACAtggagaagtttgaaaagCCCGGAAGTCTCCCCTCCTCCTCTATCACGAGTTCACCAACATTATTGCCAACGTTCATACCGGATGAATATACTACGGACAACACGCAAGGCAGCggactttcaaaattctaTGATGGTCCACATCGAAAGCAAAAATTCATCTCAGAGTCTCTTCAAGAGTTGTACCAACCGGGTACGAACGTCGCCACATTCCAAAAGGCTCATAGTGATGGAATCTCGAGTTTGGACTTTGACTTTCCCTTTGGAACAATGATAACAGCTGGCCACATGGATCACACTATGAAAATCTGGGACCTATCTGGCAGAAAACAAATAGGGCAATTGCTGGGTCATATGGCAAGCGTGAACTGTATTGAAATGGACTCCTCTTATAACTTGGCCGTTAGTGGGAGTAAAGATGCCACACTAAAGCTTTGGAATATTGACCTGGCGACAGAAAAG
This sequence is a window from Huiozyma naganishii CBS 8797 chromosome 3, complete genome. Protein-coding genes within it:
- the CAF4 gene encoding Caf4p (similar to Saccharomyces cerevisiae MDV1 (YJL112W) and CAF4 (YKR036C); ancestral locus Anc_1.247) codes for the protein MTIDQNDRFELIRSWIKRLMSPYSTIMSSVLSNYGFPSQKYKLSSKTFQNVSSASTGNQYFLNKYTNHKATFNILSHLNDDSLKDIPEPQKTEEDCPSLFQVFQIILPNIQEQSYIDTAATRQHIEENAKSSVLDYQSVSLPDELNIETINRSYSAKVLNDASKMVLAELEHIKLQKSSVKSEIANIREKLASLHNMEKLMAQRIKMLDRAEIQLKNSAVTIKTRKEFVKEYGLAGKDDCPDGPYYGNGQDDSEDDILNKYLAESNSFIDDYHMEKFEKPGSLPSSSITSSPTLLPTFIPDEYTTDNTQGSGLSKFYDGPHRKQKFISESLQELYQPGTNVATFQKAHSDGISSLDFDFPFGTMITAGHMDHTMKIWDLSGRKQIGQLLGHMASVNCIEMDSSYNLAVSGSKDATLKLWNIDLATEKAKKLLPELESRTACLHSFTSHKGEIVALSLSGESLVSASRDKTIRQWDLKSGKCVQSLDVAFPSRDLAGLDASYSMLNPPVVGTLQSYENALATGSRDGLIRLWDLRIGKVVRTIPAHNSAVTALKFDTTHLITGSFDRTAFIWDLRTGDSVSSFSYDSPVSSVNFDEARIVISTDSMTTVSNRNGTGQWQCRHPMETHSAVSTSQYKDGHMIEGRSSGTVSVWSV